In a single window of the Zea mays cultivar B73 chromosome 5, Zm-B73-REFERENCE-NAM-5.0, whole genome shotgun sequence genome:
- the LOC103628375 gene encoding 1,2-dihydroxy-3-keto-5-methylthiopentene dioxygenase 4: MACFADVGVLYWHLDPKKSESEEELAKIRRDRGYSYMDLIEICPDKLENYEKVKNFFREHMHADEEIRYCLEGSGYFDVRDKDDKWIRIWIREGDMIILPAGIYHRLTLDSAKYTKLMRLFIGEPVWTALNRPQEDHPARQEYVKNVSAGTRFALAAHFLSNMNLPSKPF; this comes from the exons ATGGCCTGTTTTGCAGATGTTGGCGTGTTGTATTGGCATTTGGACCCTAAGAAGTCTGAAAGCGAGGAGGAACTAGCAAAAATCCGCAGAGACAGAGGATACAGTTACATG GATCTTATTGAGATATGTCCCGACAAACTGGAAAACTATGAGAAGGTGAAGAACTTCTTCCGTGAGCACATGCACGCTGACGAAGAGATCCGCTATTGCTTGGAGGGCAGCGGGTACTTTGACGTCCGCGATAAAGATGACAAGTGGATTCGAATTTGGATAAGGGAAGGAGACATGATCATCCTACCAGCTGGAATTTATCATCGTCTCACCCTCGACAGTGCTAAATACACGAAG CTCATGAGGCTTTTCATTGGGGAACCAGTCTGGACCGCATTAAACCGCCCTCAGGAGGACCACCCGGCGAGGCAAGAGTATGTCAAGAATGTGAGTGCGGGCACTAGATTTGCTCTTGCAGCTCACTTCCTGTCCAACATGAACCTGCCCTCCAAGCCCTTCTAG